The following are encoded together in the Silene latifolia isolate original U9 population unplaced genomic scaffold, ASM4854445v1 scaffold_654, whole genome shotgun sequence genome:
- the LOC141639966 gene encoding uncharacterized protein LOC141639966 has product MATPDSYADSPFTDAIAIVALPKGFSVPTMTLFNGTANSCHYISEYKQKMMVTTAAGASKETCMCKGFGSTLSGAALKWFVSLPNKFISSFAELVNAFNQKFESIRRTPKQPSDLYRIVQEIGESIKDYVTRFNTEKVAIRGYDTSTAINPFRQGLDKDSDLYKELTMHPCERFEEVQQQAIVALTLEEDILSRKGTLAFDRTSRKIPTDKKEDKTKPYSTPNINKVAENSQQGGGSKYPPRLAEYGFTTGIEGLLKALRDLGDQVRCPKPPTEDRPNDDRDHSKRCEYHQNIGYKTEDCFMLRKEVRFQVRKGNLGPSVIIWGQAGTRGKQ; this is encoded by the coding sequence ATGGCAACACCAGATAGTTACGCTGATTCGCCCTTCACCGATGCCATAGCTATTGTAGCTTTACCAAAGGGATTCAGCGTCCCTACGATGACTCTTTTCAACGGGACCGCAAATTCATGCCATTATATCAGCGAGTACAAGCAAAAGATGATGGTGACTACAGCGGCTGGAGCCTCCAAGGAGACCTGTATGTGTAAGGGATTCGGGTCGACCTTATCTGGAGCGGCACTAAAATGGTTTGTTAGCCTCCCTAACAAATTTATATCCTCATTTGCCGAACTAGTCAACGCCTTTAATCAGAAGTTCGAAAGCATCAGAAGGACTCCAAAGCAGCCTAGCGATCTTTATAGGATCGTGCAAGAGATTGGGGAATCAATTAAAGATTATGTTACAAGATTCAACACGGAAAAGGTGGCAATACGAGGCTACGACACATCCACGGCCATTAACCCTTTTCGGCAGGGCTTAGACAAGGATTCAGATCTATACAAAGAACTGACTATGCACCCCTGTGAGAGATTCGAGGAAGTTCAGCAGCAGGCTATAGTAGCACTAACGCTGGAAGAAGACATCTTATCCAGGAAAGGAACGCTAGCCTTTGATAGAACAAGCAGGAAGATTCCCACAGACAAAAAGGAGGATAAAACCAAACCCTACagcacacccaatatcaacaaggTAGCAGAAAATTCGCAGCAGGGGGGTGGTTCGAAATACCCACCCAGATTAGCCGAATACGGGTTCACAACAGGTATTGAAGGCCTGCTGAAAGCATTAAGGGACTTAGGCGATCAGGTGAGGTGCCCTAaaccaccaacggaagacagaCCAAATGACGATAGGGACCACAGCAAGAGGTGCGAATATCACCAGAATATTGGGTACAAAACGGAAGATTGTTTTATGCTCCGAAAAGAAGTGAGGTTCCAGGTACGGAAGGGGAATCTTGGACCATCTGTTATCATATGGGGGCAGGCAGGGACAAGAGGGAAACAATAA